A region of Solanum dulcamara chromosome 7, daSolDulc1.2, whole genome shotgun sequence DNA encodes the following proteins:
- the LOC129895633 gene encoding polynucleotide 5'-hydroxyl-kinase NOL9: MASYVDDKFQSANIVIPEEWSNAADTIAYDSNTSPPPAAFVCGPKNSGKTTFSRLLVNVLLHRYKKVAYLDTDVGQTEFTPPGLLSLTTIDKITSDLSIPCLKTPERCFFFGDISSKRDPKTYLAYIFALYDHYRRTYLLSNGGSPGNAGVPLVINTTGWVKGIGYDILVDIIKYISPTHVVKICISAVSKNLPAGAFWLDDGNGAVATLVEVNSARQDSFNRSVLVQKDARLLRDLRVMAYFRQCFPSDKKITTIKELSRALAAHPPYEIPISSIKIKHLHSEVPKSEVFYSLNASIVGLAVDSENFPDCMGLGIVRAIDTLKHVLYVLTPVPKSSLQKVDLLLQGFIEIPTCLLQVQGCISPYMSADVLPSA; this comes from the exons ATGGCGTCCTATGTCGACGACAAGTTCCAATCGGCTAACATAGTCATCCCGGAGGAGTGGTCCAATGCTGCCGACACAATAGCTTATGATTCTAACACTTCGCCGCCGCCGGCTGCGTTTGTCTGCGGTCCCAAAAATAGCGGCAAGACCACTTTCTCTCGTCTCCTCGTCAATGTTCTTCTTCATAG ATACAAGAAAGTCGCTTATTTGGATACAGATGTCGGGCAGACAGAGTTTACTCCACCTGGTTTGTTATCGCTTACTACAATCGACAAAATAACTTCAG ATCTGTCAATTCCATGCCTAAAAACTCCTGAGAG atGCTTCTTTTTTGGTGACATATCCTCAAAAAGGGATCCCAAAACATATTTGGCTTATATTTTTGCCTTGTATGATCACTACCGGAGAACGTACCTGTTGAGCAATGGCGGAAGTCCTGGAAATGCTGGGGTGCCCCTTGTCATTAACACAACGGGCTGGGTCAAAG GTATTGGCTATGACATTCTTGTGGAtattatcaaatacatctcCCCTACCCATGTTGTTAAGATCTGCATATCAGCTGTGAGCAAGAATCTTCCGGCTGGTGCATTTTGGTTGGATGATGGTAATGGTGCTGTTGCAACTCTAGTTGAGGTCAACTCTGCTCGTCAGGACTCTTTTAACAGATC GGTTCTTGTACAGAAGGATGCACGTCTTTTGCGTGATCTACGTGTTATGGCCTATTTCAGACAATGCTTTCCAAGTGATAAGAAAATCACAACAATCAAGGAACTCTCTCGAGCATTAGCTGCTCACCCTCCATACGAGATTCCTATATCAAGTATCAAAATTAAACATCTTCATTCTGAG GTTCCAAAGAGTGAGGTTTTCTACAGCTTGAATGCATCTATTGTTGGCTTGGCAGTTGATTCTGAAAATTTTCCTGACTGCATGGGCTTGG GAATCGTGCGTGCCATTGACACTCTCAAGCATGTACTCTATGTACTTACCCCTGTTCCAAAAAGCAGTCTGCAGAAGGTGGATCTTCTATTGCAGGGCTTTATCGAAATTCCAACTTGTTTATTGCAG